The sequence AAAAGTATGTTCGAGGCGGCTGGCTTTGAAAACGTATTTTATAAGCCATATAGTGGTGGAGTTGCAGCTGTTCATATTGGGCAAAAACCGAAGGATTAGACCAAAATGGGTGAAAAAATATGAAATTAATGCCTGTCTACTCATTTCTGCAGGGGGATTTATCAAAAATTGAAAAAGCTTTAGAAGAAGCGGTGCAGTCTCGTTCTTCATTAATAGAGGAATCTTCACTTCATCTACTTCAAGCAGGGGGAAAAAGGATCCGCCCTGTTTTTGTGTTACTATCCGGACACTTCGGAAAGTTTAACAGTGATATGATGAAAAATGCTGCGGTGGCACTGGAAATGATACATATGGCTTCTCTTGTTCACGATGATGTGATAGATGAAGCGAATGTTAGGCGGGGAAGTCCTACAATTAAGGCTAAATGGGATAATCGTGTGGCTATGTATGTTGGCGATTATATGTTTGCGCGCTCTCTGGATATCTATACCCTTTTTGAAAATCCGTTAGCGCATAAGATCCTTGCAAACACAATGGTTGAGCTGGTTGTCGGAGAGATTAAACAAATTGAGGATAAATATAGATTTGATCAGCATCTTAGAGACTACTTCAGAAGAATTAAACGGAAAACAGCGCTTCTAATTGCAGCAAGCTGTCAAATAGGGGCAATTATAGCGAATGTTGATCAGGAAATCCATCGAAAGCTCTATCGATTTGGATATTATGTGGGGATGGCTTACCAAATAACGGATGATATTTTAGACTTTACCGGTACAGAAGAACAGCTGGGTAAACCGGCTGGAGGAGATTTGCTTCAAGGAAATATTACCTTACCTGTACTGTTGGCTATTAAAGATAAAGATTTCCGTTCTAAACTTGAAAAGGTCCATGAAGGCATGGATAAGTCCGAACTTAACGATATCATTTCTCATATTCATAACACTGGCTCGATTGAAAAGTCATGGGAAATTAGCAACCAATACTTACAAAAAGCATTAAAAGTACTTGAAGAACTTCCAAAAAACAAGGCAAACAAAGCATTGAGAAATATTGCACTTTATATCGGAAAACGGGATCATTAAGCCAAATCCCTGATAAGTCGTCAGAATGCGTACATATTAAATCTTTTTGAAGGCGTTGCCATTATAAAAAAATAATGGTAGTATTTTGAAGGAAAAACAAACTATACATAGCAAAGTAGGAGTGGACAAACTAATGGAAAAGACATTTTTAATGGTAAAACCTGATGGAGTACAAAGAAATTTAATCGGGGAAATTGTTGCTCGTTTTGAGAAAAAAGGGTTTCAATTAGTTGGAGCCAAATTAATGAACATCCCTAGAGAATTAGCAGAAACTCACTATGGCGAACATAAAGAGCGCCCATTCTTTGGTGAATTAGTTGATTTCATTACTTCTGGTCCGGTATTTGCAATGGTATGGCAAGGAGAAAATGTAATTGCTACTGCACGACAAATGATGGGGTCAACCAATCCAAAAGATGCTGCGCCAGGTACAGTTCGCGGTGATTATGGTGTTACTGTCGGCAAAAATATTATTCATGGATCTGACTCTCCTGAAAGTGCGGAAAGAGAAATTTCTATTTTCTTTAAACCAGAGGAGTTAGTTGACTATACAAAAGTGAATAATGAATGGATCTATTAAGAGTCATGAGATGCTGCATCCATAGGGTGTAGCTTTTTTCTATTGCTACTGGTTTCAAGATTAGGTTGCAGGGGAGATCAAATCAATGAGCAGTGATTATGAACAATTTATTCAATCTTTTTATCATCTATCAGGTATTGACCTTTCACAATACAAAGAAGCGCAAATGAAAAGAAGACTTACCTCATTTTACGAAAGAAAGGGCTTTGACAGCTTTTTAGGATTATACGAAGAAGTTAAAAAGGATCCGATCTTGTTAGAAGAGCTGTTAGATAAAATGACGATTAATGTATCTGAATTTTATCGGAATGGAGCACGGTGGGATATATTGAAGCAACGAATTTTGCC is a genomic window of Bacillus oleivorans containing:
- the hepT gene encoding heptaprenyl diphosphate synthase component II; amino-acid sequence: MKLMPVYSFLQGDLSKIEKALEEAVQSRSSLIEESSLHLLQAGGKRIRPVFVLLSGHFGKFNSDMMKNAAVALEMIHMASLVHDDVIDEANVRRGSPTIKAKWDNRVAMYVGDYMFARSLDIYTLFENPLAHKILANTMVELVVGEIKQIEDKYRFDQHLRDYFRRIKRKTALLIAASCQIGAIIANVDQEIHRKLYRFGYYVGMAYQITDDILDFTGTEEQLGKPAGGDLLQGNITLPVLLAIKDKDFRSKLEKVHEGMDKSELNDIISHIHNTGSIEKSWEISNQYLQKALKVLEELPKNKANKALRNIALYIGKRDH
- the ndk gene encoding nucleoside-diphosphate kinase — encoded protein: MEKTFLMVKPDGVQRNLIGEIVARFEKKGFQLVGAKLMNIPRELAETHYGEHKERPFFGELVDFITSGPVFAMVWQGENVIATARQMMGSTNPKDAAPGTVRGDYGVTVGKNIIHGSDSPESAEREISIFFKPEELVDYTKVNNEWIY